From a region of the Dermatophagoides farinae isolate YC_2012a chromosome 3, ASM2471394v1, whole genome shotgun sequence genome:
- the zda gene encoding peptidyl-prolyl cis-trans isomerase zonda isoform X2 — protein MEQPTVDHLEKNIPPVNQIDDDADDDDSNGESMPPLETVEKTMNLGPDNKKNIVIPDDDQSKEKVNHESDDGDENNGYMDILNNGDLRKKTVKKGDNVRPQRGSKVIIRIETRLYSGGCDDDQDIGTGKLIEGETFDKFPLVIGDNDLHQGLDLLIPLMELHEVCRAIIKSRFTYGQLGNNNVDIPGDATLDCQIELLEILSPSDNVYGQAEDDESNSIANKETLDERLKFGNYKKTRGNFWFERGEYSMAIQCYKGALKYLDANNDELKLIDDDNKNKVNDQLELVDKIKDLIDKRAQTFNNLAASQMKMEAFDTALRSVNDSLLLRPNNVKALFRHAKILTEKGDVEDAIKDLKKAASIDPQSEAIAMELNRLNKILVKQINDQKALYRRMLQMKTDDKDNRKQSKHSNCDNTGNQSIWYRFRWPAAISLGMVTAAAILIQSFVYSSAK, from the coding sequence ATGGAACAACCGACTGTTGATCACCTAGAAAAGAACATTCCTCCAGTTAAccaaatcgatgatgatgctgatgacgatgatagcAATGGTGAATCTATGCCTCCTTTGGAAACGgttgaaaaaacaatgaatctTGGACCAgataataagaaaaacattgtcattccagatgatgatcaatcaaaagaGAAAGTAAACCATGAAAGTGATGATggagatgaaaataatggttACATGGACATTCTGAACAATGGTGatcttcgaaaaaaaacggtgaAAAAAGGTGATAATGTTAGGCCACAACGTGGCAGCAAAGTGATCATTAGAATTGAAACTCGGCTCTATTCTGGTGGctgtgatgatgaccaaGATATTGGAACGGGCAAATTAATCGAAGGCGAAACATTCGATAAGTTCCCCCTGGTcattggtgataatgatcttCATCAGGGTTTGGATCTTTTGATACCGTTGATGGAATTGCACGAAGTTTGCAGagcaatcatcaaatcacgTTTCACTTATGGTCAATTGGGCAATAACAATGTTGACATACCCGGAGATGCAACGCTCGATTGTCAAATAGAATTGCTCGAAATACTGTCTCCAAGTGACAATGTTTATGGCCAAGCAGAAGACGAtgaatccaattcaattGCAAATAAAGAGACATTGGACGAGCGACTCAAGTTTGGCAATTACAAGAAAACACGTGGAAACTTCTGGTTCGAACGTGGTGAATACTCGATGGCTATTCAATGCTATAAAGGTGCTTTGAAATATTTGGACGCCAACAATGacgaattgaaattaatcgatgatgataataagaaCAAAGTAAATGATCAACTTGAATTGGTCGACAAAATCaaagatttgattgataaaagagctcaaacattcaacaatttGGCTGCCTCTCAGATGAAAATGGAAGCATTCGATACGGCATTACGTTCGGTCAACGATTCATTGCTCTTACGACCCAATAATGTTAAGGCTCTGTTTCGTCATGCAAAAATTTTGACAGAAAAAGGCGACGTAGAAGATGCAATCAAAGATCTTAAGAAAGCTGCCTCGATCGATCCACAATCGGAAGCGATCGCAAtggaattgaatcgattgaataaGATTCTTGTCAAACAGATCAATGATCAGAAAGCCCTGTATCGACGAATGTTGCAAATGAAAACAGATGATAAAGACAACCGTAAACAAAGTAAGCATTCGAATTGTGATAACACTGGCAATCAATCTATTTGGTATCGATTCCGTTGGCCTGCAGCCATTTCATTGGGCATGGTTACTGCTGCTGCCATACTAATCcaatcatttgtttattcatctgctaaataa
- the zda gene encoding peptidyl-prolyl cis-trans isomerase zonda isoform X3: MEQPTVDHLEKNIPPVNQIDDDADDDDSNGESMPPLETVEKTMNLGPDNKKNIVIPDDDQSKEKVNHESDDGDENNGYMDILNNGDLRKKTVKKGDNVRPQRGSKVIIRIETRLYSGGCDDDQDIGTGKLIEGETFDKFPLVIGDNDLHQGLDLLIPLMELHEVCRAIIKSRFTYGQLGNNNVDIPGDATLDCQIELLEILSPSDNVYGQAEDDESNSIANKETLDERLKFGNYKKTRGNFWFERGEYSMAIQCYKGALKYLDANNDELKLIDDDNKNKVNDQLELVDKIKDLIDKRAQTFNNLAASQMKMEAFDTALRSVNDSLLLRPNNVKALFRHAKILTEKGDVEDAIKDLKKAASIDPQSEAIAMELNRLNKILVKQINDQKALYRRMLQMKTDDKDNRKQRI, from the exons ATGGAACAACCGACTGTTGATCACCTAGAAAAGAACATTCCTCCAGTTAAccaaatcgatgatgatgctgatgacgatgatagcAATGGTGAATCTATGCCTCCTTTGGAAACGgttgaaaaaacaatgaatctTGGACCAgataataagaaaaacattgtcattccagatgatgatcaatcaaaagaGAAAGTAAACCATGAAAGTGATGATggagatgaaaataatggttACATGGACATTCTGAACAATGGTGatcttcgaaaaaaaacggtgaAAAAAGGTGATAATGTTAGGCCACAACGTGGCAGCAAAGTGATCATTAGAATTGAAACTCGGCTCTATTCTGGTGGctgtgatgatgaccaaGATATTGGAACGGGCAAATTAATCGAAGGCGAAACATTCGATAAGTTCCCCCTGGTcattggtgataatgatcttCATCAGGGTTTGGATCTTTTGATACCGTTGATGGAATTGCACGAAGTTTGCAGagcaatcatcaaatcacgTTTCACTTATGGTCAATTGGGCAATAACAATGTTGACATACCCGGAGATGCAACGCTCGATTGTCAAATAGAATTGCTCGAAATACTGTCTCCAAGTGACAATGTTTATGGCCAAGCAGAAGACGAtgaatccaattcaattGCAAATAAAGAGACATTGGACGAGCGACTCAAGTTTGGCAATTACAAGAAAACACGTGGAAACTTCTGGTTCGAACGTGGTGAATACTCGATGGCTATTCAATGCTATAAAGGTGCTTTGAAATATTTGGACGCCAACAATGacgaattgaaattaatcgatgatgataataagaaCAAAGTAAATGATCAACTTGAATTGGTCGACAAAATCaaagatttgattgataaaagagctcaaacattcaacaatttGGCTGCCTCTCAGATGAAAATGGAAGCATTCGATACGGCATTACGTTCGGTCAACGATTCATTGCTCTTACGACCCAATAATGTTAAGGCTCTGTTTCGTCATGCAAAAATTTTGACAGAAAAAGGCGACGTAGAAGATGCAATCAAAGATCTTAAGAAAGCTGCCTCGATCGATCCACAATCGGAAGCGATCGCAAtggaattgaatcgattgaataaGATTCTTGTCAAACAGATCAATGATCAGAAAGCCCTGTATCGACGAATGTTGCAAATGAAAACAGATGATAAAGACAACCGTAAACAAA GAATTTGA